One part of the Bacteroidia bacterium genome encodes these proteins:
- a CDS encoding sugar ABC transporter ATP-binding protein: MSQASDSMVLSMREIHKHFPGVHALKGVDLDLREGEVLALLGENGAGKSTLIKMLGGAHKPSAGSIELFGERVEISSPQMAQKLGIGIIYQEFNLVPHLNARENIFLGNEITRGWMIHRSEEGRQAKELFDKLGIAINPEIPCSRLSIAQQQIVEIAKALSQHARILVMDEPSATLSPQEVQGLFRIIRELKEEGISIIYISHRLDEIFEICDRILVLRDGEYIATKSIEEVDRRSLIEMMVGRTVEDEFPKVYQEIGDKILEVKGLSGGGFVRNISFEIRAGEVLGFTGLIGAGRTEAMRLIFGADEKDEGEIYKHGKLLNIQQPRDAISAGICLLTEDRKAEGLVLIESAKNNFALPNLKEFSQRSLMNPRKEKSAFEDFRSKVRLKVSSFDQMAGNLSGGNQQKLVLMKWLQKDCEVIIFDEPTRGIDVGAKYEIYQLINALAAEGKAIILVSSELPEVLGMSDRILVMRKGEIAGEIQEVASANQEDIMELAVH; encoded by the coding sequence ATGTCGCAAGCTTCGGATAGTATGGTTTTGTCCATGCGGGAAATTCATAAGCATTTCCCGGGTGTACATGCCTTAAAGGGCGTGGATCTCGACCTTCGGGAAGGAGAAGTTTTGGCCTTGTTGGGGGAAAATGGAGCCGGTAAAAGTACCTTGATCAAAATGCTGGGAGGAGCCCATAAACCTTCTGCCGGAAGTATAGAGTTGTTTGGCGAAAGGGTGGAAATATCTAGCCCCCAAATGGCCCAAAAGCTGGGAATAGGAATTATCTATCAGGAATTCAACCTGGTTCCTCATCTGAATGCACGTGAAAATATCTTTCTGGGAAATGAGATTACCCGCGGCTGGATGATCCATCGATCAGAAGAAGGCCGACAGGCAAAGGAATTATTCGATAAATTGGGCATAGCAATCAATCCTGAAATTCCTTGCTCGAGACTGAGCATCGCCCAACAACAAATCGTTGAGATTGCGAAAGCCCTCTCTCAACATGCCCGCATCCTCGTCATGGATGAACCCAGCGCCACCCTAAGCCCGCAGGAAGTCCAGGGATTATTTCGCATCATCCGGGAACTCAAAGAAGAGGGAATTAGCATTATCTATATCAGCCATAGACTGGATGAAATATTTGAAATTTGCGATCGCATCCTGGTTTTACGAGATGGAGAATATATCGCTACCAAATCGATCGAAGAAGTGGACCGCCGCAGCCTCATCGAGATGATGGTTGGTAGGACAGTAGAAGATGAGTTTCCCAAAGTGTATCAGGAAATAGGAGATAAAATCCTGGAGGTTAAAGGCTTGTCAGGTGGAGGATTTGTTCGAAACATATCCTTCGAAATCAGGGCAGGGGAAGTACTGGGATTTACAGGACTCATTGGGGCTGGAAGAACAGAAGCAATGCGACTGATTTTTGGAGCAGATGAAAAGGATGAAGGAGAAATTTATAAACATGGGAAGCTCTTGAATATACAGCAACCACGTGATGCTATCAGCGCGGGTATTTGTCTGCTGACGGAGGATCGGAAGGCAGAAGGACTGGTCCTGATAGAAAGTGCAAAAAACAATTTCGCCCTGCCCAATCTCAAAGAATTTTCACAAAGGTCCCTGATGAATCCGAGAAAAGAGAAATCTGCTTTTGAGGACTTTCGGTCAAAGGTAAGGCTCAAAGTATCCTCGTTTGATCAAATGGCGGGTAATCTAAGTGGAGGAAATCAGCAAAAGCTGGTGCTCATGAAGTGGCTGCAAAAAGATTGTGAAGTCATCATTTTTGACGAACCTACTCGCGGTATAGACGTGGGAGCCAAATACGAAATATACCAACTCATAAATGCCCTGGCAGCAGAAGGTAAAGCCATCATTCTGGTCAGTTCTGAATTGCCGGAAGTGCTGGGCATGTCTGATAGAATCCTGGTGATGAGAAAGGGAGAAATAGCTGGAGAAATACAAGAGGTAGCCTCCGCAAATCAGGAAGATATCATGGAGTTAGCGGTACACTAA
- a CDS encoding substrate-binding domain-containing protein has protein sequence MRIKIGGNSFLLGLMLILLISLSSCQQSSSSTSAKGIIGITVMSSENPFFNVLANAAAEEARKHGYETEILSGDNDPDKQDRQMKDFIAKEVAGIIISPCNAHAIGASIKSANKVGIPVFMADTGCTDSTAKTVSTITTANYEGGIQAGNAMVELLGGKGGDILVLDFKSAESCLKRVAGFKKVMIEYNAANPDAEIRIVSELKSGGRRDIANQSTSDALQAHPNLKAIFAINDPAALGAYAALEKVGKEEDIDIIGFDGMPEGKRAIKEGKIYADPIQFPDRIGQMTVQTMMRYFDGEEVEKDVLIDTYLYKKADAEKDPSLN, from the coding sequence ATGAGAATTAAGATTGGCGGCAATTCCTTTCTGTTGGGTCTAATGCTTATCCTTTTGATAAGTCTTTCCTCCTGTCAGCAATCATCTTCTAGTACATCAGCAAAAGGAATCATTGGTATTACTGTGATGAGTTCCGAAAATCCTTTTTTCAATGTTCTCGCAAATGCAGCTGCTGAAGAGGCACGCAAACATGGATATGAAACGGAAATTCTGAGTGGGGATAATGATCCCGATAAGCAGGATCGCCAAATGAAGGATTTTATTGCGAAAGAAGTAGCGGGAATTATCATTTCACCTTGTAATGCACATGCAATTGGAGCTTCTATCAAATCTGCCAATAAGGTAGGCATACCTGTTTTTATGGCTGATACCGGTTGTACAGATAGCACGGCCAAAACCGTTAGTACCATTACCACTGCCAACTATGAAGGAGGTATACAAGCGGGCAATGCTATGGTAGAATTACTGGGAGGAAAAGGAGGAGACATCCTGGTTCTGGATTTCAAGTCGGCTGAGTCTTGTTTAAAAAGAGTGGCTGGATTTAAGAAAGTGATGATCGAGTATAATGCAGCGAATCCAGATGCAGAAATCAGAATAGTCAGTGAATTGAAAAGTGGAGGAAGGAGAGATATTGCCAACCAATCTACCAGTGATGCTTTACAAGCACATCCCAATTTAAAAGCCATCTTTGCGATCAATGACCCTGCTGCTTTGGGGGCATATGCGGCCCTTGAAAAGGTTGGGAAAGAGGAAGATATAGATATCATAGGATTTGACGGAATGCCGGAGGGAAAACGAGCCATAAAAGAAGGGAAAATCTATGCGGACCCGATACAGTTTCCAGATCGGATCGGTCAGATGACAGTTCAAACCATGATGCGCTATTTTGATGGAGAGGAAGTGGAAAAAGATGTACTCATCGATACTTACCTCTACAAAAAAGCAGATGCAGAAAAAGACCCCAGCCTGAACTAG
- a CDS encoding PfkB family carbohydrate kinase — protein sequence MRVLSFGEILWDIIEGKYYIGGAPFNFASHITRCGAETYMVSRLGKDEWGEKAFEEARKLGIYPNFIQWDKEKPTGTVDVFLKNGQPSYTINPEVAYDYLDFEELIQSGLKEESFDMFGFGSLAQRNEASRSCLYRILESLRFEHIFYDVNLRKDCYSAEIVNDSLKYSTILKLNDDEVPIISEFTFSEKMGIEDFCKRAAAERGQEIVIVTAGGAGCFIYHENKLHKVPGKKVKVVDTVGAGDSFSAAFLAMYFKKGDPVYAASVANQLGAFVASSHGPIPTYSDELKKILEID from the coding sequence ATGCGTGTACTTTCATTTGGTGAAATTCTCTGGGATATTATAGAGGGAAAATACTATATCGGAGGAGCCCCTTTCAACTTCGCTTCTCATATCACTCGTTGTGGGGCTGAGACTTATATGGTATCAAGATTGGGAAAAGATGAGTGGGGCGAAAAAGCTTTTGAGGAAGCGAGAAAATTAGGCATCTATCCTAACTTCATTCAATGGGATAAGGAAAAACCCACGGGCACAGTGGATGTATTTCTCAAAAATGGTCAACCTTCCTATACCATCAATCCCGAAGTCGCATATGACTACCTTGATTTTGAGGAATTGATTCAGTCAGGATTAAAGGAGGAATCCTTTGATATGTTTGGTTTTGGTTCCCTGGCTCAAAGAAATGAAGCATCCCGAAGCTGTCTTTATCGCATCCTTGAAAGTCTTAGATTCGAGCATATCTTTTATGATGTGAATTTGAGAAAAGATTGTTATTCCGCGGAGATTGTAAATGATTCCCTGAAATACAGTACAATTCTGAAACTCAATGATGATGAGGTGCCCATCATTTCCGAATTTACGTTTTCCGAAAAAATGGGAATAGAGGATTTTTGTAAAAGAGCTGCAGCTGAAAGAGGGCAGGAAATCGTGATCGTTACTGCAGGGGGAGCCGGTTGTTTCATTTACCACGAAAACAAACTGCATAAAGTCCCCGGGAAAAAAGTAAAAGTAGTGGATACGGTGGGAGCAGGTGATTCTTTTAGTGCAGCCTTCCTGGCAATGTATTTCAAAAAAGGAGATCCGGTTTATGCTGCCTCTGTTGCAAATCAGCTGGGAGCCTTTGTAGCCTCTTCTCATGGACCCATTCCCACCTATTCTGATGAATTGAAAAAAATCCTGGAGATTGACTAA
- a CDS encoding TonB-dependent receptor gives MKRLSTLVSLMVICCSFLWSQAITGSVRDADGPLSFASVVVKGTTFGTSTDNEGNFKLTVPEGATALVVTYVGYKTQEIKLDGNTNYTITLVEDYLGVDEVVVTAYGTKRSGDVTGAISTVNSEVIQDVPGVGLQTALRGRAAGVIVTQASGTPGASVDVRVRGSTSISATNQPLYVIDGVPLISGNFSQVGVGGQDLNALADLNPNDIESINVLKDASTAAIYGSRGANGVVLITTKSGKAGRTQINFNASYGAQDPIKLIPVLDSADYRDYLGEIYGDRNFFLGGFQGDTYWQDLVFNNGTIEDYSLSFSGGDAKTRFYAGLSYHDNEGIIESSRFQRYSARLNLDHQANDKLTIGMNMGYNNSVNDRVRNDNNIFGIVSIAILWPSTVPVRNDDGSFASGLGWENPVNNIENYDNKIISHRLNGNAFAKYEFVDGLSLKVGMGIDALNLRESVYEPSILQSSNTGTGTNSEVSDFRWVNNYTLNYNTNFGASTLDMNIGAEFQEDRIDRLFAEVNDFPTDDFTGLSSGASPTTITGSFSGDRLQSYFANVDYSYADRLFVTGVFRTDGSSRFVNNKFGYFPGVSAGWKLSNEDWMTGRGFDLLKVRVGWGQTGNNGIGNFTALQLFGAGANYLDLPGIITTQLGNPDLRWETTTQTNIGIDFGILDSRIGGSLEYYIKDTDDLLLNKPIPTTTGFASVTENIGKVRNTGFDISLNFVPVSTKDFQWDISLIAGYNENEIVELFESQPIDVGFATRLAEGHPIGAFFGYVVDDIYQNDEQIAADAALDGDDTTPYQPGAAPGDFRFQDISGGAGDDGILGTADDLPPDGRITDADRTFIGQGLPSWTGGVTNIFAYKGIELNTFWQFSLGNDIYNNNLEFAEGMHSVFSVTQRAWDGRWQMEGDDADFPRAVRGDPNNNRRNSTRFVEDGSYLRLKVATLSYTFPRTILNNIGLQKLRVYVTGQNLITFTNYSWFDPEVSTFGETNTAPGTDFLTYPQARSIVGGINIGF, from the coding sequence ATGAAACGACTATCAACGCTAGTGAGTCTGATGGTAATCTGCTGCTCCTTTTTATGGAGTCAAGCCATTACAGGCTCCGTAAGAGATGCTGATGGGCCGCTCAGTTTTGCCTCAGTTGTGGTAAAAGGAACGACCTTTGGTACCTCTACCGATAATGAAGGCAACTTCAAATTGACTGTGCCCGAAGGTGCTACTGCATTAGTAGTAACTTATGTAGGCTACAAGACCCAAGAGATCAAACTCGATGGCAACACGAACTACACAATCACACTGGTTGAAGACTATCTGGGAGTAGATGAAGTAGTAGTAACTGCGTATGGAACCAAAAGATCTGGTGACGTAACAGGAGCTATTTCTACTGTAAATTCTGAGGTTATTCAGGATGTTCCCGGTGTAGGCTTACAAACCGCACTCCGAGGCAGAGCTGCAGGAGTAATTGTAACTCAAGCTTCAGGTACGCCTGGTGCAAGTGTAGATGTTCGCGTAAGAGGTTCTACCTCTATTTCTGCTACTAATCAGCCTTTGTATGTAATTGATGGAGTTCCTCTGATCTCCGGAAACTTCTCACAAGTAGGAGTAGGTGGGCAGGACTTAAATGCCCTGGCTGACCTCAACCCTAATGACATTGAATCCATCAATGTATTGAAAGATGCTTCTACAGCGGCCATCTACGGTTCTCGTGGTGCCAATGGAGTAGTACTGATTACTACCAAGTCCGGAAAGGCAGGTAGAACTCAGATCAATTTCAATGCTTCTTATGGTGCACAAGATCCCATCAAACTGATTCCTGTACTGGACTCCGCAGATTATCGCGACTATTTAGGAGAAATCTATGGTGACAGAAACTTCTTCCTGGGAGGATTTCAGGGAGATACCTATTGGCAGGACCTGGTTTTCAACAATGGAACCATCGAAGATTACAGCCTTAGCTTTAGTGGTGGGGATGCAAAGACACGATTCTACGCGGGTCTGTCCTATCATGACAATGAAGGGATCATCGAAAGTTCTCGCTTCCAGCGCTACAGTGCACGTCTGAATCTGGACCACCAGGCCAATGACAAATTGACCATTGGTATGAATATGGGGTACAACAACTCTGTCAATGACCGGGTAAGAAATGACAACAACATTTTTGGGATTGTATCCATTGCCATACTTTGGCCTTCTACTGTTCCCGTAAGAAATGATGACGGATCTTTTGCTTCCGGTTTAGGTTGGGAAAATCCGGTTAACAACATAGAAAACTATGACAACAAGATCATTTCTCACAGATTGAACGGTAATGCTTTTGCCAAATATGAATTTGTGGATGGTCTGTCCCTCAAAGTCGGGATGGGTATTGATGCCTTGAATTTGAGAGAGTCGGTTTATGAACCTTCTATCCTTCAATCATCCAATACAGGTACCGGAACCAATAGTGAAGTATCTGACTTCCGCTGGGTAAACAACTATACCCTGAACTACAACACCAATTTTGGAGCCAGCACACTGGACATGAATATCGGTGCTGAGTTTCAGGAAGACAGAATCGATCGTCTTTTCGCAGAAGTAAATGACTTCCCAACTGATGATTTCACCGGTCTTTCTTCTGGAGCATCTCCTACGACCATTACAGGAAGTTTCTCCGGAGATAGATTGCAGTCTTATTTTGCAAATGTTGATTACTCTTATGCAGATCGCCTTTTTGTGACGGGTGTATTCCGTACGGATGGATCCTCTCGTTTTGTAAACAACAAATTTGGATACTTCCCCGGAGTTTCTGCCGGATGGAAACTGTCCAATGAAGACTGGATGACAGGTAGAGGATTTGACCTCTTGAAAGTTCGCGTGGGATGGGGACAAACCGGTAACAATGGTATCGGAAACTTCACAGCCCTACAGCTTTTCGGAGCAGGTGCTAACTACCTCGACCTTCCCGGTATCATTACCACTCAATTGGGTAATCCTGACCTAAGATGGGAAACTACAACTCAAACCAATATCGGTATCGACTTTGGAATTCTGGACTCACGAATTGGCGGTAGCCTGGAATATTATATCAAAGACACTGATGATTTACTACTTAACAAACCGATCCCAACTACCACTGGATTTGCCAGTGTAACAGAAAATATCGGTAAAGTAAGAAACACAGGATTTGATATCAGCTTGAATTTTGTTCCGGTATCTACCAAAGATTTCCAGTGGGATATTAGCCTGATCGCAGGTTATAATGAAAATGAGATTGTGGAGCTATTCGAAAGCCAGCCTATTGATGTAGGTTTTGCTACTCGTTTGGCGGAAGGACATCCTATCGGTGCTTTCTTTGGCTATGTAGTTGATGATATCTACCAAAATGATGAGCAAATTGCTGCTGATGCGGCTTTAGACGGCGATGATACGACTCCTTATCAGCCAGGTGCTGCTCCTGGAGATTTCCGTTTCCAGGATATTAGCGGAGGTGCCGGTGATGATGGTATTCTTGGAACAGCTGATGACCTTCCTCCAGATGGAAGAATTACAGATGCAGACAGAACCTTTATCGGACAGGGACTACCTTCCTGGACGGGTGGTGTAACCAATATATTCGCCTACAAAGGAATCGAGCTGAATACTTTCTGGCAATTCTCTCTTGGGAATGATATCTACAATAACAACCTTGAGTTTGCTGAAGGTATGCACTCTGTATTCTCTGTAACTCAACGTGCATGGGATGGTAGATGGCAAATGGAAGGAGATGATGCTGATTTCCCAAGAGCTGTACGAGGGGACCCCAATAACAACAGAAGAAATTCTACTCGATTTGTAGAAGATGGATCTTACCTGCGTTTGAAGGTTGCTACGCTTTCCTACACCTTCCCAAGAACAATTCTGAACAATATTGGATTGCAGAAACTGCGGGTGTATGTAACCGGTCAAAACCTGATTACTTTCACCAACTACTCCTGGTTTGATCCTGAAGTAAGTACGTTCGGAGAAACCAATACAGCTCCCGGAACTGACTTCCTTACTTATCCTCAAGCAAGAAGCATTGTAGGAGGAATTAACATTGGCTTCTAA
- a CDS encoding RagB/SusD family nutrient uptake outer membrane protein, translated as MKNLFIYLQVIAIALIATACDAINLEDVRPQNSIPVSAGINDKKTADALLNGVYDGLQDGTVLFDGFLALAQIYSDEAIFTGTFPTRFEFATLNVQTSNGTNAGVFSDFYDVINRANNVIELIPLVQDEAFSEEDKSSSVAQARFLRALCYFYLTNYYGDVPLILNPTRSVAPDVINVPNDAQSAIYDQVIADLQFAEQNLGDGDVLTVTSSAATALLSRVYLYLEDWNNALSSATTVLGSGFDLGAFGYLQDQIYGIGFTATDGNVLNFWYSPAECGGRHDVEPSPKFLASYEAGDLRKAASVLEVGEVMTACGLADTALVPFVLKYDDFASGISGTGTDPLIISRHAELVLIAAEAQARLGNFTDASSWINQVRARAGLADVTLDASNFLDLILQERLIELSFEGAHRYLDLRRTGRAQAEISGYQPCHDIWPIPQREIDRNPNLSQNACCNC; from the coding sequence ATGAAGAATTTATTTATATATCTTCAGGTAATTGCGATCGCTCTCATAGCCACTGCCTGCGATGCAATAAACCTGGAGGACGTAAGACCTCAAAATTCGATCCCCGTTTCTGCCGGGATCAACGATAAAAAGACTGCCGATGCACTGCTAAATGGTGTGTATGATGGTCTGCAGGATGGAACTGTTTTATTTGATGGATTCCTGGCTTTGGCTCAGATTTATTCAGATGAAGCCATCTTTACCGGAACTTTCCCAACTCGCTTTGAATTCGCGACCCTCAATGTACAGACCTCAAATGGTACCAATGCAGGAGTATTTTCCGATTTCTATGACGTGATCAACCGCGCCAATAATGTAATCGAATTGATTCCTCTGGTTCAGGATGAAGCTTTCTCTGAGGAGGATAAAAGCAGCTCGGTAGCTCAGGCAAGATTCCTGCGTGCGCTTTGCTACTTCTACTTGACTAATTACTATGGAGATGTCCCACTTATCCTGAATCCTACCCGTTCGGTAGCACCAGATGTGATCAATGTCCCTAATGATGCTCAATCTGCTATCTACGATCAGGTGATTGCTGATTTACAGTTTGCTGAGCAGAATTTGGGAGATGGGGATGTATTAACGGTTACAAGTTCAGCTGCAACCGCTCTGCTTTCACGTGTATACCTCTACCTGGAAGATTGGAATAATGCCCTTTCCTCAGCAACTACCGTTCTGGGATCAGGCTTTGATCTGGGTGCCTTTGGCTACCTGCAAGACCAAATCTATGGTATTGGATTTACTGCAACAGATGGAAATGTTTTGAACTTCTGGTATAGTCCTGCCGAGTGTGGTGGTCGCCATGATGTTGAACCTTCTCCAAAATTCCTCGCTTCTTATGAGGCAGGTGATTTGCGTAAAGCGGCTTCTGTATTGGAAGTGGGTGAAGTGATGACCGCTTGTGGACTGGCAGATACCGCTCTTGTTCCATTTGTATTAAAATACGATGACTTTGCATCGGGTATTTCTGGTACAGGAACTGATCCACTGATCATCAGTCGTCATGCTGAATTGGTATTGATAGCTGCAGAAGCTCAAGCCAGACTGGGCAACTTCACTGATGCGAGTTCCTGGATCAACCAGGTAAGAGCCAGAGCCGGATTGGCTGATGTTACGCTGGACGCTTCAAACTTCCTGGATTTGATTCTTCAGGAGAGATTGATAGAGCTTTCTTTCGAAGGGGCTCATAGATACCTCGACTTGAGAAGAACAGGTAGAGCGCAAGCTGAAATCTCTGGATACCAGCCTTGTCATGACATTTGGCCTATTCCTCAAAGAGAAATAGACAGAAACCCAAATCTCTCTCAAAACGCATGCTGTAACTGCTAA
- a CDS encoding T9SS type A sorting domain-containing protein, which yields MKNYYPISAIWILSISLLLGLTTELNGQVRLDSTYTYSILSPTDSIPIQKRVCSYSNIKGDSDCFNFSSCIDYNWNFSFNKWEPVRKEDFRRDDAKNTRAAISFEWDNAEREWIPAYKEVYFSPNNSYSSYRYAYDREAKEWVAVDYFSNRSSDRGYFFELKRTDFNDRTTSGRRETSTNNDIGQRVETLGDIWDDIKKEWVQSSRFEYTYTSQGRNFTETSYYWRNDIEDWELETFNQTNYDAMGNRTAIIFQNFRDFVDQLTEYKYDSLGNIISVITSSRPNALAPLSFERKRERRFNANGWQIGEEVYRWENEMWVLDVFSSAELNSQGKDSLFEAFQWVADSNDFILMVREETSYDEQDRVNDRRSLYFSTFDNRYYGFRYQTVFDSQGRNISDIYSDYSQESREFIPQNRYDRGFNPSGQTILNETYRWDTALASWQGQRKSTYSYVGSGNYKRVGTYTWDVNLNEFSISESKIYSWGVCEQENIVERDIDRFRIFPNPATDNYLQVLADLRPFTYELIGIDGRKIMQGESESNLLQLDVGELQNGVYILSFRFLDTEVQKKVIVNHPW from the coding sequence ATGAAAAACTATTACCCGATTTCGGCGATTTGGATTCTTTCAATCTCACTTCTTTTGGGTCTCACCACTGAGCTAAATGGGCAGGTCCGATTAGACAGTACCTATACCTACTCCATTCTTTCCCCTACAGATTCGATCCCCATCCAAAAAAGAGTCTGTAGTTATTCCAATATCAAGGGTGATTCTGACTGTTTCAATTTCAGCTCTTGCATCGACTATAATTGGAATTTTTCATTCAATAAGTGGGAGCCTGTGAGAAAAGAAGATTTTCGGAGAGATGATGCAAAAAACACAAGAGCAGCCATTTCCTTTGAGTGGGACAATGCAGAAAGAGAATGGATACCCGCTTATAAAGAAGTTTACTTTTCGCCCAATAATAGCTATAGCAGCTACAGATATGCTTATGATAGGGAGGCTAAAGAGTGGGTCGCTGTTGATTATTTTAGCAATCGCTCCTCTGATAGAGGGTATTTTTTTGAGTTGAAGCGAACAGATTTCAATGATAGAACTACTTCCGGGAGGAGAGAAACAAGCACCAATAATGATATTGGTCAAAGAGTGGAAACCCTGGGAGATATTTGGGATGATATAAAAAAAGAATGGGTACAAAGCTCTCGCTTTGAATATACCTATACAAGCCAGGGAAGAAATTTTACAGAAACCTCTTATTACTGGAGAAATGATATTGAAGATTGGGAACTGGAGACGTTCAACCAAACCAATTATGATGCTATGGGTAACAGGACTGCTATCATTTTCCAAAACTTCAGAGATTTTGTTGATCAGTTGACCGAATACAAATACGATTCACTCGGAAACATCATATCTGTTATTACTTCTAGTAGGCCTAATGCCCTTGCACCTTTAAGCTTCGAGCGAAAAAGAGAGCGAAGATTCAATGCCAATGGTTGGCAGATAGGAGAAGAGGTTTATAGATGGGAAAATGAAATGTGGGTTTTGGATGTCTTTAGTTCTGCAGAGCTAAATTCCCAGGGGAAGGATTCTCTTTTTGAAGCTTTTCAATGGGTGGCCGATTCAAACGACTTTATATTGATGGTCAGGGAAGAGACAAGCTATGATGAGCAGGACAGAGTAAATGATAGAAGATCCCTCTATTTCAGCACCTTTGATAATCGCTACTATGGATTCAGGTATCAGACTGTCTTTGATTCTCAAGGGCGCAATATCAGCGATATATATTCTGATTATTCCCAAGAAAGCAGAGAGTTTATTCCGCAAAACAGATATGATCGGGGCTTCAATCCTAGCGGGCAAACCATCCTAAACGAGACCTATCGATGGGATACAGCTCTTGCTAGTTGGCAGGGACAAAGAAAAAGCACTTACAGCTATGTAGGCTCTGGAAATTATAAACGGGTAGGCACCTATACCTGGGATGTAAATCTGAACGAATTCAGCATTTCAGAGAGCAAAATTTATAGCTGGGGAGTATGTGAACAAGAAAATATAGTAGAACGAGACATTGATAGATTCAGAATTTTCCCGAATCCTGCTACGGATAATTACCTACAAGTCCTTGCTGATCTCCGGCCTTTCACATATGAATTGATAGGGATAGATGGAAGAAAGATTATGCAAGGGGAATCCGAGAGTAATCTCTTGCAACTGGATGTAGGAGAGCTGCAAAACGGTGTCTATATTCTCTCATTTAGATTCCTGGATACAGAAGTACAAAAGAAAGTGATCGTCAATCATCCCTGGTAG